Part of the Rhizobium lentis genome, CAACACGATTCCAGACATCATGGAGCCGCTCGCCGACGACAGGCCAATTCCTGATGGCGTCAGGCGCTGCCGGCAGGGTGAATTCTCCGGTCCGTAACCTGCCGATCAACGCCTCTACGGTTTCGGTGAAATTGACGGCGACGAGGGCGAGCGGCCCGATGATCAGGACGAGGCAACCGGCGACGATAACGATGGCGGCGATCACCGGCCGGTTTCCGATCAGCCGCGAGAGCGTCGCAAACATCGGGTAGAGAGCAACGGCAAGGATGGCGGCCCAGATGAGGATAAGTGCGAAAGGAGCAATTAGCGTCATCGTCCAGTAAGCGAAAAGTCCGATGATGCCCAAACGGACCAGGTCGCTTACTCTCGCCTCTATCGAAATCTGACCCGCGCCGGTCCCTGGCGTTGTCGTATCAACTGTCTGCTCCATCGTCACATCCGTGAGGTTACAGGCCGGACCCACCTGCCTATGAGGTCGTGTCAGGCACGACATGGCGGACGCTGCGGTCCTCAGTGAAGTCGGCCGGTCGTTTCTGCCGTTTCCCCAGATCGGGCTCGTCAAATTTCACTCGTTCATACGGAATGGACTGCAGGATGTGCGAGATGCAGTTGATCCGCGCCCGTTTCTTGTCGTCGGAAGGCACGATCCACCACGGTGCATGGTTGGAGTCGGTCATCCGCAGCATCTCGTCATAGGCGCGCGTATAATCCCACCAGCGCTGGTAGGATTCGACATCCATGGGACTGAGCTTCCATTGCCGCACCGGATCATGGATCCGGCGCCTGAAGCGGCGCTCCTGTTCCTCCTCGGTGACCGTCAGGAAATATTTGAGAAGGATGACGCCGCTTTCGACGATGGCGGCTTCGAAGCGGGGCGCGAGTTCGAGAAAGCGCTGCGCCTTCTTGTCACTGCAGAAGCCCATGACACGATCGACGCCGGCCCGGTTATACCAGCTGCGGTCGAATATCACGACTTCGCCGGCTGCCGGCAGGTGGGCGATGTAACGCTGCATGTAGATCTGCGACTTTTCCCGGTCGGTGGGAGCCGGCAGAGCCACAACGCGGAAAACACGCGGGCTGAGCCGTTCCATGATCCGCTTGATCATGCCGCCCTTGCCGGCGGCGTCGCGCCCTTCGAAGATGATGACGATCCTTGCGCCTGACTTCTTCACCCAGGCCTGAAGGTAAGCCAGCTCCACCTGCAGCCGGCCGATTTCCTTGTCATAATCCCAGGATTTCTTCTTCTTTTTATCTTTGCCGTTGCGGGTTGCCTCTGCTTCTGCCTCTCTCGGCTCGTAGTTTTCGTCCATGGCTCTCCCTCCTTCTCTCAACTAGGGTACATTGGCGGCCGGGACGGTGCGGTCGGGCTGGTCGATGTCGCCGATCAGCGTCCGCAAGGCTTCTTCCCTGCCATTGAAAAGATTGTCGGCGCCGATCGCGTTGATCACGCCGGCACGATCAAGAATCGCGCGGCTTTCCTCGCTGAGATCGGCGATCGCGAAGGTGATGTTGCGCTTCGCAAGCATGTCAGCGACAGCCTCGAGCGCGGTCGCGCCGGTGCTGTCGATATAGGTAATGGCGCTTGCATCGAGCACCAGGTATTTGGTTTCGGCGGGAAGCGCCTTGATCACCGAAATCATCCGCAAACGCACGTAATCGGCGTTGTAAAACAGGATGCTGCCCTGGACCGCGAAGACGGCCGCCCCCTCGATCGGACGGGCTTCCGGAAAGCGCTGCAGATCGAAGAAGCCGTGCCGCCCCTCGATGCGGCCAAGAAGGCCATCGCGCGGAAACATCGTCTGACGCAGCAGATAGGCGAAGGTCGCCGCGATCGCGACAATCACGCCGTTAAGGACGCCGAAGCTGATCGCTCCCCACATGGCGATCAGCGCAAAGATGAATTCGATACGGCTGATGCGCCAGATCTTCCTGAGCTCATCGATATCGATGAGGCTGATGGCAGCCGTTGCCAGGATCGCCGCCAGCGCCGGGATCGGGAGAATGCTCAGCGCATCATTCAGGAACACCAGGGCCGCGATCAAGGTGGCGGCCGAAACCAGCCCTGCAAGCTGAGAGACACCTCCCGTCGACAGGTTTATGGCCGTGCGGGAATCGGACATGCTGATCGGAAACGAGCCGAAAAGGCCAGGTGCGATATTGGCGGCGCCAAGTCCGATCAACTCCTGGTTCGCGTCGACTTCCTCGCCGGTGCGTGACCCGAAGCTGCGCGCCGTCACTATTCCGGCGCCGAAGCTGACGAGAAAAATCGCGGCCGAACCGAGCACGGTCTTGTCGAGAGGCATCTGATGAAATGCTGGCAGGGAGAGGGCCGGCAGACCACTCGGCAGGTCGCCGATCACGGCGATGCCCTGGCCGCGGAAATCGAAGATCGCCGACAGAACGACAGACACCACCACCACCAGAACCGGGCCTGGAACCTTCAAGTGCAGCCCCCGGACGATCCATAACAGCGCAAACATGGCAAGGCCGAGGATGAGCGAAGGCCAATGGACCAGGCCGCTCTTGGCTAGCATTTCGACGAGCGGAGCGATCAGCCCGTCGGATTCGATCTTCACGCCGGTGAAGCGGCCGATCTGTCCGACCAGGATCGAAAGCGACACGCCGGCGAAAAACCCGACCAGAATCGGCCGGGACAGGAAGCTCGCGAGAACGCCGAGCTTCAACAGTTTCGCGGCGATGCAAAAGACGCCGACACCGATGGCAAGCGCCGAAGCGATCGCAACCCGATCGACAGCGGTACCGGCAGGCGAGGCCGCGATGATGGCTCCCATGGCCGCGGCAAGCACCGTCATCGTAGCCGCGTCCGGCCCGACGACCAGCAGCCGCGAAGGCCCGAAAATCGCATAGGCAATCGGCGCAAGAATGCTGGCATAGATGCCGGTCTCCGGCGGCAGGCCCGCGATCGCCGGATAGGCGATGGCGCTCGGCAGGCCGACGGCAGCGACCGACAACCCGGCGGGGATATCGCTGCGGAGCCAATCCCAGCTGAACCCGCTCAGGCCTCGCAACATCGGAATGCTACCTATCACCGCGGGCTCCTATGCTCTTACCGCTGGTTCTTCCTGATCATCGCCCTGCTTGGAGGCACGGTGGCGTCAACTGCGATAACCAGATCGCAAGACCGCGAGTTGAGACCGCCCGTTTGGCAGCGTTCGCGGCGTGCTGATAAGGGTGGTTTGATACGTTGGCGATCAGATCTGAACGTCCATCGCCATCTCGGACAAGGATGGTGACGACGAAGACAGAGGCTCCAGGCAAGAAAGTCGAAACACGGCCGCTCCTTCCGGCCGGTCTGGCCTCACCCTTTGATCGCTGTCAACGGTCGATATTAGGCCCGTTTCGACGTGGAGGCTCGTAGCATCGTGTAATCTCTATCGGGTGGTGGGCCGCCAAGCCCTCGCGGTGATCGTCAGCGCCCGAGGAGCGGAGCGACTCGATCGGCTAGATTCCTGACATTCGGCCGGTTGCCTCGAATTCCCCCGGTGACACAAAAGCCGGCTACCGTAGAGGATCGCGTATTTTACGTCAGCCGCGGGTGCGGCTGTTGTATAGTTTCGACATCTGCTGAGCGCAGTCGGCGGCGGGGGCGGAGATGGCGTCGGGAGATAAAGGTTCGACATATCTATCCGCCCTTGAGACGGCCGAGACTTATTTTCCCAACCAGACGCGGCTGGTACAGCGGCTTTTCTACGTCAACGAGCCCTTTCACAGCATGTGTGAGGATCTCGCGGCCGCCGCCCAGGCTCTGGCGCATGTCGAAGGCCTGCCGGAGGCGGTTCGAGAGGCGCGGCGGCAAGAATATGCGGGCCTCGTCGAGGCTCTGCTGAAAGAGATGGGGGAGGCAATCGCCCAATCGAAAGTAGTCATGCTGGGGCGACCGCCGCTCATCGGGCCGAAGTCTTCATGAGGGCATCCGTCACTGTTTGATCAAAGGGAGGTCGATGCCATGAAAGCAATTTCCCGCAAAGTGTTTTGGGGCCGATTCCCACTTGGCCAATTCATCGCTGGCCAAGTCATCGCTGGATTGTCGGCTGTCGCGATGATCGCGTTGCAGCCGGCCTTGCCCGCGCGCGCGCAGGCGCCTGCATCAGCGGCCGCGTCGTCCCAGACGGCTGCCGAACAGACCACGACGACACTTCTGTCAGATGATGAGTTGGAAGTGCTCGTGGCTCGCATCGCCCTTTATCCGGACGAGTTGGTCGCAGCGATTTCGGCCGCCTCGCTCTTTCCCCTGCAGATCATCGAGGCGCAGCGTTTCCTGGAGGCAAAAAAGAAGAATTCCGACCTCAAGCCGAAGAGCGATTGGGATGGCAGCGTCGTTTCCCTGCTCAATTATCCCGACATCGTCAAGATGATGAGCGAGGATCTCGAC contains:
- a CDS encoding SulP family inorganic anion transporter → MLRGLSGFSWDWLRSDIPAGLSVAAVGLPSAIAYPAIAGLPPETGIYASILAPIAYAIFGPSRLLVVGPDAATMTVLAAAMGAIIAASPAGTAVDRVAIASALAIGVGVFCIAAKLLKLGVLASFLSRPILVGFFAGVSLSILVGQIGRFTGVKIESDGLIAPLVEMLAKSGLVHWPSLILGLAMFALLWIVRGLHLKVPGPVLVVVVSVVLSAIFDFRGQGIAVIGDLPSGLPALSLPAFHQMPLDKTVLGSAAIFLVSFGAGIVTARSFGSRTGEEVDANQELIGLGAANIAPGLFGSFPISMSDSRTAINLSTGGVSQLAGLVSAATLIAALVFLNDALSILPIPALAAILATAAISLIDIDELRKIWRISRIEFIFALIAMWGAISFGVLNGVIVAIAATFAYLLRQTMFPRDGLLGRIEGRHGFFDLQRFPEARPIEGAAVFAVQGSILFYNADYVRLRMISVIKALPAETKYLVLDASAITYIDSTGATALEAVADMLAKRNITFAIADLSEESRAILDRAGVINAIGADNLFNGREEALRTLIGDIDQPDRTVPAANVP
- the ppk2 gene encoding polyphosphate kinase 2 encodes the protein MDENYEPREAEAEATRNGKDKKKKKSWDYDKEIGRLQVELAYLQAWVKKSGARIVIIFEGRDAAGKGGMIKRIMERLSPRVFRVVALPAPTDREKSQIYMQRYIAHLPAAGEVVIFDRSWYNRAGVDRVMGFCSDKKAQRFLELAPRFEAAIVESGVILLKYFLTVTEEEQERRFRRRIHDPVRQWKLSPMDVESYQRWWDYTRAYDEMLRMTDSNHAPWWIVPSDDKKRARINCISHILQSIPYERVKFDEPDLGKRQKRPADFTEDRSVRHVVPDTTS